Proteins encoded together in one Candidatus Binataceae bacterium window:
- a CDS encoding CoA transferase, with the protein MPGALDGFRIIDLTQMVSGPMATMMLADQGADVIKIEPPGQGDLTRALAGRHRGMSPVFAVVNRNKRSVVIDLKTSRGLDLFKQLVRTADVFVQNFRPGAAERMGLGEPALRELKPNLVYVSISGFGEAGPYVHKRTYDPVIQALSGLASIQADPDGRPRMMRVIVPDKVTALTAAQAITAALLARERTGQGQHVRLAMLDAVIAFHWAESMAAYTFADPAHNVTRPPNTRDLIFATADGYITCGAISDSEWEGLCRALERPAWLADERFRTPAGRVRYADARLELMAEVLINRSSADWLARLDAEQVPCAPVLSRDELFSDPQIAANHLIVDSTHPVAGAMRQPRPAARFSATPSELRAFAPTLGQHTDELLREMKLPADEIAKLRSANIVA; encoded by the coding sequence ATGCCCGGAGCGCTCGACGGCTTTCGCATAATCGACCTTACGCAGATGGTCTCGGGTCCGATGGCGACCATGATGCTCGCCGATCAAGGCGCCGATGTAATCAAGATCGAGCCGCCGGGGCAGGGTGATCTGACGCGCGCGCTCGCCGGCCGCCATCGCGGCATGTCGCCGGTTTTCGCGGTCGTCAATCGCAACAAGCGCTCGGTCGTAATCGATCTCAAGACTTCGCGCGGACTCGATCTGTTCAAGCAACTCGTGCGCACCGCCGACGTCTTCGTGCAGAACTTTCGTCCGGGCGCGGCTGAACGGATGGGCCTCGGCGAGCCGGCCCTGCGCGAACTCAAACCCAACCTCGTTTACGTTTCTATCAGCGGCTTCGGCGAGGCCGGGCCGTACGTCCATAAGCGCACCTACGATCCGGTGATCCAGGCGCTGTCCGGGCTCGCCTCGATTCAGGCCGATCCGGATGGACGGCCGCGCATGATGCGCGTGATTGTGCCCGACAAGGTGACCGCCCTCACCGCCGCGCAGGCGATTACCGCGGCGCTGCTGGCGCGCGAACGCACCGGTCAGGGCCAGCATGTGCGACTCGCGATGCTCGACGCAGTCATCGCGTTCCACTGGGCCGAATCGATGGCTGCCTATACCTTCGCCGATCCCGCGCATAACGTGACCCGCCCGCCGAACACCCGCGATCTGATCTTCGCGACCGCCGACGGCTATATCACCTGCGGCGCAATCTCGGATTCGGAATGGGAGGGACTGTGCCGCGCGCTCGAGCGCCCCGCGTGGCTCGCCGACGAACGTTTCAGGACTCCCGCCGGACGGGTCAGGTATGCGGACGCGCGGCTCGAGCTGATGGCGGAGGTGCTCATCAATCGATCATCTGCCGACTGGCTCGCGCGTCTCGACGCCGAGCAGGTTCCCTGCGCCCCAGTGCTCTCACGCGACGAGCTCTTCAGCGATCCGCAAATTGCGGCGAATCATCTGATCGTCGACAGTACACACCCCGTGGCCGGCGCGATGCGCCAACCGCGTCCGGCCGCGCGCTTCAGCGCGACGCCGTCGGAGTTGCGCGCGTTCGCCCCAACCCTGGGCCAGCACACCGACGAACTACTGCGCGAGATGAAATTACCCGCAGACGAGATCGCGAAACTACGCTCCGCAAACATCGTCGCCTAG
- a CDS encoding alpha/beta hydrolase, protein MADQGWKEVKYKVGDNELHVITGGSGKPLLVLHGELGFPGWLKWNAALAAKRTLCIPLHPGFGKSPLADWITDARDLANFYSRFIREQKLAPMEVIGFSLGGYIAAEMAVANSGQFTKMVLVGATGLRPPSGEIMDMFTVTARAYLNKNVIDPQGEEFRKLFGGEQTPEQYEAWEEARAESARIIWRPYMFTQSMEHLLGNVAGLPTLVLWGKRDPVTPLSMGELYSKRIAGAKLVTIDCGHMPEVEKPDDFIREVTGFLG, encoded by the coding sequence ATGGCAGACCAAGGTTGGAAAGAGGTTAAGTACAAGGTCGGGGACAACGAGCTGCATGTGATTACCGGCGGTTCCGGGAAGCCCTTGTTGGTGCTGCACGGCGAGCTGGGCTTTCCGGGCTGGCTCAAGTGGAATGCGGCGCTGGCGGCGAAGCGGACGCTGTGCATCCCGCTGCATCCGGGGTTCGGCAAATCGCCGCTGGCCGACTGGATCACGGACGCGCGCGACCTCGCAAACTTCTACAGCCGCTTCATCCGGGAGCAGAAGCTCGCGCCGATGGAGGTCATCGGCTTCTCGCTCGGCGGCTACATCGCGGCCGAGATGGCCGTCGCCAATTCAGGGCAGTTCACCAAGATGGTGCTGGTCGGCGCGACCGGACTGCGCCCGCCGTCGGGCGAAATCATGGATATGTTCACCGTCACCGCGCGCGCCTATTTGAACAAGAACGTGATCGACCCGCAGGGCGAAGAGTTCCGCAAGCTCTTCGGCGGCGAACAGACGCCCGAGCAGTACGAGGCCTGGGAAGAAGCGCGAGCGGAGAGCGCGCGCATCATCTGGCGGCCCTATATGTTCACGCAGAGCATGGAGCATCTGCTGGGCAACGTCGCCGGCCTCCCGACGCTGGTGCTATGGGGCAAGCGCGATCCGGTGACGCCGCTGTCGATGGGCGAGCTCTACAGCAAGCGGATCGCCGGGGCCAAACTGGTCACGATCGATTGCGGGCATATGCCCGAGGTCGAGAAGCCCGACGACTTCATCCGCGAAGTCACAGGATTTTTGGGCTAA
- a CDS encoding AbrB/MazE/SpoVT family DNA-binding domain-containing protein — translation METTRLSSKGQVILPKSVRDARRWRPGTEFIVEQTADGVLLRTAKPFPPSRLDEVAGCLRYTGKPKSLGQMKAAIEAELKARRGRGRY, via the coding sequence ATGGAAACCACGCGGCTTTCCTCGAAAGGGCAGGTGATTCTGCCGAAGTCCGTGCGCGACGCCCGTCGGTGGCGGCCGGGTACGGAGTTTATCGTCGAGCAGACCGCGGACGGAGTTTTGCTGCGGACGGCCAAGCCGTTCCCGCCGTCGCGGCTCGACGAGGTCGCCGGCTGCCTCCGCTACACCGGCAAGCCGAAGAGCCTCGGCCAGATGAAAGCGGCGATCGAGGCAGAGTTGAAGGCGCGGCGTGGTCGCGGTCGATACTAA
- a CDS encoding type II toxin-antitoxin system VapC family toxin gives MVAVDTNVLVRLLTGDEPGQSARARALFEREAVLLAKTVILESEWVLRRLYRFGSERIADAFVALVALPDLVCEDAGAVADAIQWLRGGMDFADALHLASARSAGRFATFDDKLAKRAAKIADIELIRP, from the coding sequence GTGGTCGCGGTCGATACTAACGTCCTGGTGCGGCTCCTGACGGGCGACGAACCGGGGCAGAGCGCACGCGCCCGCGCCCTTTTCGAGCGTGAAGCGGTGCTGCTGGCGAAGACTGTCATCCTCGAATCCGAGTGGGTGCTGCGCCGGCTATATCGGTTCGGCTCGGAGCGCATCGCGGATGCGTTTGTCGCCTTGGTCGCGCTGCCCGATCTCGTGTGCGAAGACGCGGGCGCGGTAGCCGACGCGATTCAATGGCTGCGTGGCGGGATGGACTTCGCGGATGCGCTGCATCTGGCGTCAGCGCGGTCCGCCGGGCGCTTTGCAACCTTTGACGACAAGCTTGCGAAACGCGCGGCCAAGATCGCAGATATCGAGTTGATCCGTCCGTGA
- a CDS encoding DUF882 domain-containing protein has protein sequence MARRAFIKSAIASTALLAFPGAVAAGDWMQVWPVLLRRRRRRGPAIETPRTLAFHNVHTGESIRTTYWERGAYLPQALHEINYFFRDFRANEVKPIDPRLLDLLTELHAKLAATQPFDLISGYRSAATNAWLAAQSEGVARHSMHVEAKAADIHLPGVELKSLQMAALDIGEGGVGYYPRSGFVHVDTGRVRRW, from the coding sequence ATGGCACGTCGAGCTTTCATCAAGAGCGCCATCGCAAGTACTGCGTTGCTGGCGTTTCCTGGCGCAGTTGCGGCCGGTGACTGGATGCAAGTTTGGCCGGTCTTGCTCCGTCGGCGGCGCAGGCGCGGTCCTGCTATAGAGACGCCACGCACCTTGGCCTTCCACAACGTTCACACTGGCGAGAGCATCCGCACGACCTATTGGGAACGCGGCGCCTACCTTCCGCAGGCGCTGCACGAGATCAACTATTTCTTCCGCGACTTCCGCGCCAACGAGGTCAAACCGATTGACCCGCGCCTGCTCGATCTGCTGACCGAGCTGCACGCGAAGCTCGCGGCGACGCAGCCCTTCGATCTCATCTCGGGCTATCGCTCCGCCGCGACGAACGCTTGGCTCGCAGCGCAGTCCGAAGGCGTCGCGCGCCACAGCATGCACGTCGAGGCCAAGGCCGCCGACATCCACTTGCCGGGCGTCGAACTCAAATCGCTGCAGATGGCCGCGCTCGACATCGGTGAAGGTGGGGTCGGCTACTACCCCCGCTCGGGCTTCGTCCACGTCGATACCGGCCGCGTTCGCCGCTGGTAG
- a CDS encoding LLM class flavin-dependent oxidoreductase, whose translation MHIMYFTERPYIYAPEDEVLKLQSFFGVPNKYLDANKGAALLNEYLDDKVLAEELGFDGVMLNEHHGTPFCMGAVMDMEAAVLAKITKKVRIVLLGNPLPVVTNPLRLAEELAMIDMISNGRLVTGWVRGAGSEQFANNANPAYNREYFNEAHDLIMAAWTRPGPFRWEGKHFHYRFINPWVLPVQKPRPPIWIPGLVSPETLIWCARHRYPYLALSTFLEPTVECWNIYTKIAAEEGYQARPENFGYLQKVFVAETEEKAQELGRADLWGGGLTHFARPEWMFPSGYNTKEATRRMARQFVDPKTGAFVFAAEAQENVDTKALKQSFLDAYQGAQDNLQFIVGTPKTVIPKIKKILEVLRPGIFSFWQNDGPISTEARRTSMRLIAQEVVPEVREYSKKLGLTDPFQVEPGSRKLAAGVKPEPVAHAEALGA comes from the coding sequence ATGCACATAATGTATTTCACCGAGCGGCCGTACATCTACGCGCCCGAAGACGAGGTCCTGAAGCTGCAAAGCTTCTTCGGCGTGCCGAACAAATATCTTGACGCCAACAAGGGCGCGGCGCTGCTCAATGAGTATCTCGACGACAAGGTGCTCGCCGAGGAGCTGGGCTTTGACGGCGTGATGCTGAACGAGCATCATGGGACGCCGTTCTGCATGGGCGCGGTGATGGACATGGAAGCCGCAGTCTTAGCCAAGATCACCAAGAAGGTGCGGATCGTGCTGCTCGGAAATCCGCTACCGGTGGTGACGAATCCGCTGCGGTTGGCTGAAGAGCTGGCGATGATCGACATGATCTCGAACGGCCGCCTGGTGACCGGATGGGTGCGCGGCGCGGGCAGCGAGCAGTTCGCCAACAACGCCAATCCCGCTTACAACCGCGAGTACTTTAACGAAGCGCACGATCTGATCATGGCGGCGTGGACACGTCCGGGCCCGTTCCGCTGGGAAGGCAAGCACTTCCATTACCGCTTCATCAATCCGTGGGTTCTGCCGGTGCAGAAGCCGCGTCCGCCGATCTGGATTCCGGGGCTGGTGAGTCCGGAGACGCTGATCTGGTGCGCACGCCATCGCTATCCCTACCTGGCGCTTTCGACCTTTCTCGAACCGACGGTCGAGTGCTGGAACATCTACACGAAGATCGCGGCCGAGGAGGGCTATCAGGCCAGGCCGGAGAATTTCGGTTATCTGCAGAAAGTCTTCGTCGCCGAGACCGAAGAGAAGGCGCAGGAGCTGGGGCGCGCAGATCTATGGGGCGGCGGCCTGACCCATTTCGCGCGGCCGGAGTGGATGTTTCCGTCGGGCTACAACACCAAGGAAGCGACCCGCCGGATGGCGCGCCAGTTCGTCGATCCGAAGACGGGAGCGTTTGTCTTTGCGGCCGAGGCGCAGGAAAACGTCGACACGAAGGCGCTGAAGCAGTCGTTCCTCGACGCCTACCAGGGCGCGCAGGACAATCTGCAATTCATCGTTGGCACGCCCAAGACGGTGATTCCAAAGATCAAGAAAATTCTCGAAGTTTTGCGGCCGGGAATCTTTTCTTTCTGGCAGAACGACGGGCCGATTTCGACCGAAGCGCGCCGCACCAGCATGCGGCTAATCGCGCAGGAAGTGGTTCCCGAGGTGCGCGAGTACAGCAAGAAGCTCGGACTCACCGATCCCTTCCAGGTCGAACCCGGGTCGCGCAAACTCGCAGCCGGCGTTAAGCCCGAGCCGGTCGCGCATGCCGAGGCGCTCGGCGCTTGA
- a CDS encoding carboxyl transferase domain-containing protein — protein MPRRSALEATASLTLRALLIANRGEIAIRVSRAAVERGLRSVAVYSEDDANSLHTRRADEARALKGVGVAPYLDIDQILAAAKDAGCDAIHPGYGFLSENAEFARRCAGAGVTFIGPRTEILELLGDKVKARAFAQRCGIPIIAGTASAADVAAIKKFFASLGDDAAIMIKAVGGGGGRGMRIVRRLDEIDEAYVRCESEARAAFGNGALYAERLMPRARHIEVQIVGDGMGAVSHLYERECSLQRRNQKLIEIAPSPSLDAGLRERLLAAAIRMARELRYNSLGTFEFLVDAGAGDAGEFAFIEANPRLQVEHTVTEAVTGIDLVKLQLGIAQGAGLADLGATQDEISAPRGFAIQARINLETIGADGTAKPAGGTITVFEPPSGPGIRVDSFGYSGYTTSPRFDSLLAKLVVHSTSSEYRDVVRKTSRALGEFRIEGVASNLGFLQNLIGHPDFAANRVYTRFIEEHLEQLTEARDHERRYFDNRPPPRIAGVKLNSADPLAVLAYGKGEDGVSTAASSAPPLTINSGASLSGPENTIAISAPIHGTIATIAIAEGDEVHQGQQLLIMEAMKMEHEIRASVSGIVRRIAAAAGDAIREGQPLVFIEEAEVARAASADAAAVDLERIRPDLAEVNARHAIGLDEARPDAVERRRKTGQRTARENIAELCDPGSFVEYGALAVAAQRRRRSLDDLIKRTPADGMIAGLGRVNGDQFDDAHSRCIAISYDYTVLAGTQGQQNHRKKDRMFELAERLRLPVVFFTEGGGGRPGDTDGIAATGLECLAFHYWGGLSGLVPLIGINSGRCFAGNAAILGCCDVVIATRNSNIGMGGPAMIEGGGLGVYRPEEVGPMEVQVPNGVVDLAVADEGEAVRVARQYLSYFQGATQDWKTADQRLLRSAIPENRLRIYDIRALIETLADSGSVLEIRRHFGLGMVTALIRIEGRPLGLIANNPAHLAGAIDSDAADKAARFMQLCDAFDLPLLFLCDTPGIMVGPEVEKTALVRHASRMFVTGASITVPFFTIILRKGYGLGAQAMAGASFKSPLFTVAWPTGEFGGMGLEGAVKLAYRNDLAAVEEPEKRKVLYEQMVQRMYDHGKAVSVASTFELDDVIDPADSRRWIMAGLRSSPPPPPRTGKKRPCIDTW, from the coding sequence ATGCCGAGGCGCTCGGCGCTTGAAGCCACGGCGAGCTTGACTCTGCGGGCGCTGCTGATCGCGAATCGCGGCGAGATTGCGATTCGCGTCAGCCGCGCGGCAGTGGAGCGGGGTCTCCGCAGCGTCGCGGTCTATTCCGAAGACGACGCAAACTCGCTGCATACGCGGCGTGCCGATGAAGCCCGCGCACTGAAGGGCGTTGGCGTCGCGCCCTATCTCGACATCGATCAGATCCTCGCCGCAGCGAAGGATGCCGGCTGCGACGCGATCCATCCAGGCTATGGCTTTCTGAGCGAGAACGCCGAGTTCGCGCGACGCTGCGCCGGAGCCGGCGTCACTTTCATCGGCCCGCGAACGGAGATTCTCGAACTGCTCGGCGACAAGGTGAAGGCGCGCGCCTTCGCCCAGCGCTGCGGGATTCCGATCATTGCGGGCACCGCGAGTGCGGCCGACGTGGCCGCGATCAAGAAATTCTTTGCGTCGCTCGGCGACGACGCCGCAATCATGATCAAAGCGGTGGGTGGCGGTGGCGGACGCGGCATGCGAATCGTCCGCCGTCTCGACGAAATCGATGAAGCATATGTGCGGTGCGAGTCGGAGGCGCGTGCGGCCTTCGGTAATGGCGCGCTTTACGCCGAGCGGCTGATGCCGCGTGCGCGCCATATCGAAGTGCAGATCGTGGGCGACGGCATGGGCGCGGTCAGCCATCTGTACGAGCGCGAGTGCTCGCTTCAGCGGCGCAATCAGAAGCTGATCGAGATCGCGCCCAGTCCGAGCCTCGATGCGGGATTGCGCGAGCGCCTGCTCGCGGCAGCGATCCGGATGGCGCGCGAGCTGCGTTACAACAGCCTCGGGACGTTCGAGTTTCTCGTCGATGCGGGCGCCGGAGACGCGGGTGAATTCGCCTTTATCGAGGCGAACCCGCGGCTTCAGGTTGAGCATACGGTGACCGAGGCGGTGACGGGAATCGATCTGGTCAAGCTGCAACTGGGCATTGCGCAGGGCGCCGGGCTGGCCGATCTGGGCGCGACACAGGACGAGATTTCAGCGCCGCGCGGCTTTGCGATTCAGGCGCGAATCAATCTCGAGACGATTGGCGCGGACGGGACCGCCAAACCGGCGGGCGGCACGATTACGGTGTTCGAGCCGCCGTCGGGCCCCGGGATTCGCGTCGACAGCTTTGGTTATTCCGGCTACACGACCAGCCCGCGCTTCGATTCGCTGCTGGCCAAGCTGGTCGTGCATTCGACGTCGTCCGAGTATCGCGACGTGGTGCGCAAAACCTCGCGCGCGTTGGGCGAGTTCAGGATCGAGGGCGTCGCGAGCAATCTCGGCTTTTTGCAAAACCTCATCGGGCATCCAGACTTCGCCGCAAATCGAGTCTATACACGCTTCATCGAGGAACATCTGGAGCAACTCACCGAAGCGCGCGATCATGAGCGCCGCTATTTCGACAATCGCCCGCCGCCACGGATCGCCGGCGTCAAACTCAATTCCGCCGATCCGCTGGCGGTGCTCGCCTATGGCAAAGGCGAGGATGGCGTATCGACTGCCGCTTCTTCTGCGCCGCCCTTGACGATCAACTCTGGGGCTTCCTTAAGCGGTCCGGAAAACACGATCGCGATAAGCGCGCCGATTCACGGCACGATCGCGACGATCGCAATTGCCGAAGGCGACGAGGTGCATCAGGGGCAACAACTTCTGATCATGGAAGCGATGAAGATGGAGCACGAAATCCGCGCGAGCGTTAGCGGAATCGTGCGGCGGATCGCGGCTGCGGCGGGCGACGCGATCCGCGAAGGCCAGCCGCTGGTCTTTATCGAGGAGGCCGAAGTCGCGCGCGCGGCGAGCGCTGACGCGGCGGCCGTCGACCTCGAGCGGATTCGGCCCGACCTCGCCGAGGTGAATGCGCGGCATGCGATAGGACTCGATGAGGCGCGGCCCGACGCGGTCGAGCGCCGGCGCAAGACCGGGCAGCGCACGGCGCGCGAGAATATCGCCGAGCTCTGCGATCCGGGCAGCTTCGTCGAGTACGGCGCACTCGCGGTCGCCGCCCAGCGCCGCCGGCGCTCGCTCGACGACTTGATCAAGCGCACTCCCGCCGACGGCATGATCGCCGGGCTAGGGCGCGTCAACGGCGATCAGTTCGATGACGCGCATTCACGCTGCATCGCAATTTCCTACGACTACACCGTGCTGGCCGGCACGCAGGGCCAGCAGAATCATCGCAAGAAAGATCGCATGTTCGAGCTCGCCGAGCGGCTGCGCCTGCCGGTGGTGTTTTTCACCGAGGGCGGCGGCGGCCGGCCCGGCGACACCGACGGCATTGCGGCGACCGGACTCGAATGCCTGGCCTTCCACTACTGGGGCGGGCTCAGCGGACTCGTGCCGCTGATCGGGATCAACTCAGGCCGCTGCTTCGCCGGCAACGCCGCGATTCTCGGCTGCTGCGACGTGGTGATCGCCACGCGCAACTCGAACATCGGCATGGGCGGACCGGCGATGATCGAGGGCGGCGGGCTGGGAGTCTATCGGCCCGAGGAAGTCGGCCCGATGGAAGTTCAGGTGCCCAACGGCGTCGTCGATCTGGCGGTCGCGGACGAAGGCGAGGCGGTGCGCGTTGCGCGCCAGTATCTATCCTACTTCCAGGGCGCGACGCAGGATTGGAAGACCGCCGATCAGCGCCTGCTGCGAAGCGCGATCCCGGAAAACCGTCTGCGGATTTACGACATCCGCGCGCTGATCGAAACGCTCGCGGATAGCGGGTCGGTGCTCGAAATCCGCCGTCACTTCGGTCTCGGGATGGTCACGGCGCTGATCCGAATCGAGGGGCGGCCGTTGGGTCTGATCGCCAACAACCCGGCCCATCTAGCGGGCGCGATCGATAGCGACGCCGCGGACAAGGCGGCGCGCTTCATGCAACTGTGCGACGCCTTCGATCTCCCGCTCCTCTTTCTGTGCGATACGCCCGGCATCATGGTCGGGCCCGAGGTGGAGAAAACCGCGCTGGTGCGGCACGCGTCGCGGATGTTCGTGACCGGCGCGAGCATCACGGTGCCCTTCTTCACGATCATCCTGCGCAAGGGTTACGGGCTCGGCGCGCAGGCGATGGCGGGGGCGAGCTTCAAATCGCCGCTGTTCACGGTCGCATGGCCGACGGGAGAGTTCGGCGGGATGGGACTCGAAGGTGCGGTCAAGCTCGCCTATCGCAATGACCTCGCAGCCGTCGAAGAGCCGGAGAAGCGCAAGGTGCTCTACGAACAGATGGTCCAGCGCATGTATGACCACGGGAAGGCGGTCAGCGTGGCGTCGACCTTCGAGCTCGACGACGTGATCGATCCGGCGGACTCGCGGCGCTGGATCATGGCCGGCCTTCGCTCATCTCCGCCGCCGCCTCCGCGCACCGGCAAGAAGCGCCCGTGTATCGATACGTGGTGA
- a CDS encoding LLM class flavin-dependent oxidoreductase, which produces MHIMFFTERAYHAVPEDEVLKRRSFFGVPNTFLDRDKGAQFLNEYLDEKIYCDELGFDGVMLNEHHGTPFCMGAVMNVEAAVLAKTTKRVRIVLLGNPTPIVGNPLRLAEELAMIDMISGGRLVPGFIRGAGCEQLFMNANPAQNRELFDEAHDFIIQAWTKPGPFRFEGKHFHYRFVNPWVLPVQKPHPPIWIPGLVSPETVQWTANHKYPYVALATSLKPTLELWNMYGKIASDQGYQAGPENFGYLQPVFCADTDEKAEELGKGFLFGGSFAHFAKPEWMFPPGYNSKEATKRLASQAANPNLPGGHGGADHDPENDAEIQALKKSIYDGYPTWQKERQIITGSPKTLVKKLRYILEVLRPGIFSFWLDGPYAPADRHRCVELLGKEVLPALHEIGVELKLTDPFQMKPGTRKLSGSGYEAVGNASMLEA; this is translated from the coding sequence ATGCACATAATGTTTTTCACCGAGCGCGCCTACCATGCGGTGCCGGAGGACGAAGTCCTCAAGCGCCGGAGTTTCTTCGGCGTGCCGAATACCTTTCTCGATCGCGACAAGGGCGCGCAGTTCCTCAACGAATATCTCGACGAGAAGATTTACTGCGACGAGTTGGGCTTTGACGGTGTGATGCTCAACGAACATCACGGTACCCCGTTCTGCATGGGCGCGGTGATGAACGTCGAAGCGGCGGTGCTGGCGAAGACGACCAAGCGCGTGCGCATCGTGCTGCTCGGGAATCCGACGCCGATCGTCGGCAATCCGCTGCGGCTGGCGGAAGAGCTGGCGATGATCGACATGATCTCGGGCGGGCGGCTCGTGCCGGGCTTTATCCGCGGCGCGGGCTGCGAACAGCTCTTCATGAATGCGAACCCGGCGCAGAATCGCGAGCTGTTTGACGAAGCTCACGATTTCATTATTCAGGCCTGGACCAAGCCCGGGCCGTTCCGCTTCGAGGGCAAGCATTTCCATTATCGCTTCGTCAACCCGTGGGTGCTGCCGGTGCAGAAACCCCATCCGCCGATCTGGATTCCCGGCTTGGTCAGTCCCGAGACCGTGCAATGGACGGCGAATCACAAGTATCCGTACGTTGCGCTCGCGACGTCGCTGAAACCGACCCTCGAGCTGTGGAATATGTACGGCAAGATCGCCAGTGATCAGGGCTATCAGGCGGGACCTGAGAATTTCGGCTACCTGCAGCCGGTCTTCTGCGCCGATACTGACGAGAAGGCGGAGGAGCTCGGCAAGGGCTTTCTCTTCGGCGGCAGCTTTGCGCATTTCGCGAAGCCTGAATGGATGTTCCCGCCGGGCTACAACTCGAAGGAGGCGACGAAGCGGCTGGCGAGTCAGGCGGCCAACCCTAACCTGCCCGGCGGGCATGGCGGAGCCGATCACGACCCCGAGAACGACGCCGAAATTCAGGCCCTCAAGAAGTCGATCTACGACGGCTACCCGACCTGGCAGAAGGAGCGGCAAATCATCACCGGCTCGCCGAAGACGCTGGTCAAGAAGCTGCGTTACATCCTCGAAGTGCTGCGCCCGGGGATCTTTTCGTTCTGGCTCGACGGACCTTATGCGCCCGCCGATCGCCATCGCTGTGTCGAGCTGCTGGGCAAGGAGGTATTGCCGGCGCTGCACGAGATCGGAGTGGAGCTCAAGCTGACGGATCCCTTCCAGATGAAGCCGGGGACGCGGAAACTGTCGGGCAGCGGTTACGAAGCGGTCGGTAACGCCTCAATGCTGGAGGCTTGA